DNA sequence from the uncultured Ilyobacter sp. genome:
GGGAGCACTCATAACTATAGATTCAAATAATGGTTATGTAAAGAGTATAATAGCTGGTAAAAATTTCAAAACCGGAAATTTCAACAGGGCTACCATGGCAAAAAGGCAGGTGGGATCTTCATTTAAACCCTTTGTATATTTTACTGCTTTAGAGGAAGGGATTCCTATGAATACAGTTATAGAGGATTCTGAGATAGAGTATGGAGAGTGGAAACCTCAAAATTACGGTGGTTACTTTTCAGGTAATCTGACTATTTTACAAGCTATGGAAAAATCTGTAAATATAGTGGCGATAAAACTGCTTGAAAAAATAGGAGTTAGAAGCGTCCTAAATACATTCAGAAAAACAGGGGTAGACGTGGATATACCGTATAATCTTTCCATTGCTCTAGGTACAATGAGTATGAGCCCGTTAGACCTTGCAACAGCTTACATACCTTTTTCAAATGGAGGTTATAAAGTCAAGCCCATATTCATATCAAAAGTTTTAGATAGATATGGAAATGTTCTATATGAATCCCCTGTAGAGAAGGAAAAGATATTTGCAAGTGACAATGTTTCTTTAATCGTTCACATGATGAAGAATGTAGTCGCAAACGGTTCAGGAAGAAGGGCCCGTGTTACTGATAAAGAGGGTAATTTTGTAGAACAAGGTGGTAAAACAGGAACAACCAATGATTATAGGTCTGCCTGGTTCGCTGGAATCACTCCTGAGTATGTAACAACCTTGTATATAGGTTATGATGACAATTCTCCAATGGAAAAAGCCACAGGAGGGGGAGCAGCTGCACCTCTGTGGGGAGCATATTATCAAACAATGATAAATTCAGATGCCTACACTCCAGGAGAATTTCAGTTTATGGAAGACCATATAGAGAATGGAAACCTTATAAGTGCAAATATTGATTCTAAGACTGGATTACTTGGGGATTCTTCTAGTATATCCATAAGAAAAGGGCTTTTCAAGAGAGGACAGGTTCCTGTAGAAAATAATAGCAGCTATTCTAAAGGACTTGAAAGCTTCTTTATCGGAGACGTTACACTTACAGATGAGCTTACGGCAGAGGAGCTAAAAGAGATAAAAAGTCAATCGGATTTTGAAGATGAAAAAGTAATTTCAAGTGACCTCTTTTAATTTAAAAATAATCCTTTTTAGACATAAATATAAAGCTAAATTTACTTATCTTTAATGGACACATTTCAGAAAAAATGATATAATTTACAAATATAGTTAATAAAAAATCTGATCACCTCAGCTAGAATATAGAAATAGTCTTTTAGCAGAATGTTTCAGAGTGTATATAAAAAAGGCTGAGCGATGGAGCTTAGCCTTTTTCAATGTTTTATTTGATTAGTTAACTACAGTTTATTGGAGGTAAAAATGAGTAATAATGACATAATGAGGGCATTTAGATATGCCCTAGATATCAAGGATTCCCAGATGATAGAAGCATTTAAAATTTCTGGTTATGAACTTACAGTAGAGGACTTAAAAAACTTTTTAAAAAAAGATGATGAAGAAGGACAGGTCAAATGTAATGATCGTATTATGACCCTTTTCCTTGACGGGTTCATTACATTAAAAAGAGGTAAAAAAGAACCTAAAGAGGGAGAAGTTAAAAAGCCTGAAAAAAAACTTACTAATAATATGATACTAAAAAAAATGCAGATAGCCTTAAACTTAAGAAGTGATGACATGCTTAAGGTATTCAAAGCAGCAGGACTAGAACTTTCAAACTCAGAACTCTCAGCTTTATTTAGAAATAAAAGTCATAAAAACTACATGGAATGTGGAGATAAATTTATGAGAAATTTTTTAAAGGGACTTACGATCAGTTATAGAGGCTGATTAAATAGATCAATTATAATTAACTATTTAATTGTAAGTAAGATAAAAACAGAGGGGACTAATTAGTTCCCTCTGTTTTTAATATTATATTAATAGGCTCCTTTTCGGTTTAATACATATTTAATAGTTTGAAGTAGCAAAACTATATCTAACCACAAAGACCAGTTTCTTATATAGTATAAATCCGATGTAATTCTCTCTTCATAGTCTTCTACATCCGATCTTCCATGGGATTGCCACATTCCTGTAATTCCAGGCTTTATTTGAAATACTTTTTTTCCAATCTCGTCACCATAGTGCAGTTCAAGTTCCTTTTTGACAATTGGTCTAGGACCTACAAGGCTCATCTCACCTCTTAAAACATTTATAAATTGGGGGAATTCGTCTAGAGAGCTTTCCCGTAGAAATTTACCTATAGGGGTAATTCGTGGATCGTCTTTTAACTTAAAATTATTATAATATTCCTCTCTTTTTGTTTCATCTTTTAGCATATCTTGTAACCTGGTTTCCGCATCTACATACATAGTTCGAAACTTATATATTTTAAACTCTTTTAGGTCTTTTCCTATTCTGGAATGTTTAAAGAAAATAGGGCCACCGTCTTTTCTTATTTTTTTAGAAAAGAGAAGTACTAGTATTCCCAGGATAAAAATTCCCCCGAGGCTTAATAAAATATCCATAATTCTTTTAACGATGTTTCTACACTTAGAATGAATTTGATTGGTGGCAGTAATTAAAAGTAATCCATCATAATCCTGAATCTTAGAATTTAAGTTAAATATACCATTATTATCCGGTATAAATTTTAATTTTTTGACATGCCCATCTAGGTCATTACTTATTTTTCTCCAGTTTAAATCCTTTAGGGACTTCCCTGGAAGAGCCACTATAATCTGATCTATTGGGTTAGCTTTAACATAGTCCAGTAACTCACTGTATTTACAAACTATCTGATCTTTTGGTACATCACATCCACCATTAATTTGAACAAAGCCTACCAGTTGGTACATGGAAGAGTGATGTATTTTTATAAGTTTAGAAAATTGTTTGGCTGTGCTGCCGGTACCGATTACCAATATTTTTTTCTTAAGATATTTCCAGAAGTGATTCTTAATAAAATTTGTGAAAAAGATATTAAAAAAAATAAATGTAACACTTAGAAATATATAAAACCAGACATATTTAAGTCCGAAGAATACCAAATTTGTTATGATAATAATAGCAAAAAATTCAGAATGAATCTGAAGTTGTTTTTTTAAGTCTTCCCAAACCAAATTATTATTTAAAGAGTAAGTCCCTTTAAAAAAATTTAATATAAAATAGATAAAAAAACTGTAAATAATAAACCTGGTTTCTATTTTAAAAAGATAGCTTAGAAAAAAATAAAGTAAAAATTGGGCGGTGATTAAAAAAATATTTAAAAGAGTTTTAGGAATAATCACACAAATCCCTCCTGACTTGCTAAAACTTAAATTAATCTGAGTTTGAAAAGCTATATATTAATTGTATTTTTTTCAGTTTAAATATTTTTGATTTTATTTATTTTAAATTAAAATTATTTTCTAAGATAAGATTTAGTCCATCTAAAAAACTTGTAAAGATTATTTTTCTTTAAAAAATATCCAATTTTTCCTATTAAATCCAAATCATAATACTTTTTGAATTCATAAATAATATCGTTATTTAAATCGAGATCGTTAGTTAAAATGATTTTATTTTCATAAAGTTCAGTTTTATATTTAGATCCGGAACTCGTACAATGAGTTGAGCTTTCACCAAAACCTATGTTTTGAAGTTTT
Encoded proteins:
- a CDS encoding sugar transferase, with the protein product MIIPKTLLNIFLITAQFLLYFFLSYLFKIETRFIIYSFFIYFILNFFKGTYSLNNNLVWEDLKKQLQIHSEFFAIIIITNLVFFGLKYVWFYIFLSVTFIFFNIFFTNFIKNHFWKYLKKKILVIGTGSTAKQFSKLIKIHHSSMYQLVGFVQINGGCDVPKDQIVCKYSELLDYVKANPIDQIIVALPGKSLKDLNWRKISNDLDGHVKKLKFIPDNNGIFNLNSKIQDYDGLLLITATNQIHSKCRNIVKRIMDILLSLGGIFILGILVLLFSKKIRKDGGPIFFKHSRIGKDLKEFKIYKFRTMYVDAETRLQDMLKDETKREEYYNNFKLKDDPRITPIGKFLRESSLDEFPQFINVLRGEMSLVGPRPIVKKELELHYGDEIGKKVFQIKPGITGMWQSHGRSDVEDYEERITSDLYYIRNWSLWLDIVLLLQTIKYVLNRKGAY
- a CDS encoding DUF1456 family protein yields the protein MSNNDIMRAFRYALDIKDSQMIEAFKISGYELTVEDLKNFLKKDDEEGQVKCNDRIMTLFLDGFITLKRGKKEPKEGEVKKPEKKLTNNMILKKMQIALNLRSDDMLKVFKAAGLELSNSELSALFRNKSHKNYMECGDKFMRNFLKGLTISYRG
- a CDS encoding transglycosylase domain-containing protein, translated to MEKNMKKIFKVSILLAFLSITLVGVISFSLIYRAYKSLPDVGKLVESYTPSVPTTIYDSNGEIIDLIYRERRDTAYISEIPENVRNAFVAIEDRRFYTHHGLDPLRLGRAIAVNISQRRAAQGASTITQQLAKNAFLTHEKKLARKVKEALITLEIERRYTKDEILEKYLNEIYFGAGSYGIKTAARSFFEKDVEDLNLAEGAMLAGMPNRPSLYNPRKNLEQSLRRTKLILNQMKKFNYISEAEYNRALKQKFVLEKELPENFIADEYTSVIKDKNSKKSLNSPDFTDIVERRIFEMFDENTIYEGGLKVYTSLDLQMQKAALETFNNYQLLKENPELQGALITIDSNNGYVKSIIAGKNFKTGNFNRATMAKRQVGSSFKPFVYFTALEEGIPMNTVIEDSEIEYGEWKPQNYGGYFSGNLTILQAMEKSVNIVAIKLLEKIGVRSVLNTFRKTGVDVDIPYNLSIALGTMSMSPLDLATAYIPFSNGGYKVKPIFISKVLDRYGNVLYESPVEKEKIFASDNVSLIVHMMKNVVANGSGRRARVTDKEGNFVEQGGKTGTTNDYRSAWFAGITPEYVTTLYIGYDDNSPMEKATGGGAAAPLWGAYYQTMINSDAYTPGEFQFMEDHIENGNLISANIDSKTGLLGDSSSISIRKGLFKRGQVPVENNSSYSKGLESFFIGDVTLTDELTAEELKEIKSQSDFEDEKVISSDLF